Proteins from a genomic interval of Mycobacterium conspicuum:
- a CDS encoding MlaE family ABC transporter permease produces the protein MAAPSRHLPRALAPPLWIAERGDSLVQRLGHQVSFLAQVLGAIPHTLKHYRRQTGLLLVDMIWGNGSLIVGGGTIGVLVFMGAAVGGSVGIEGYGALDMVGMGPLTGFVSAYANTREMAPMIAGIGFAAQAGCRMTAEIGAMRISEEIDALEALGIQSIPFVVTTRVIAGMITIIPLYVVTLALSYVSCAMVVNVMHGQSSGTYYHYFDSFIHPSDVLFSVLKALIFVTVIIAIHCYQGYFASGGPEGVGRASGRAIRASIVTVVAADMVLTLLFWGNNPGIRISG, from the coding sequence ATGGCGGCACCATCTCGACACCTGCCCAGGGCGTTGGCGCCCCCGCTATGGATCGCCGAACGCGGTGATTCGCTCGTCCAGCGGCTCGGGCATCAGGTCAGCTTCCTGGCACAGGTGCTCGGTGCGATCCCGCACACGCTCAAGCATTACCGACGCCAGACCGGGCTGCTGCTGGTCGACATGATCTGGGGCAACGGGTCGCTCATCGTCGGCGGCGGCACCATCGGCGTGCTGGTGTTCATGGGCGCGGCCGTCGGTGGCTCGGTGGGAATCGAAGGGTACGGCGCCCTCGACATGGTCGGCATGGGACCGCTGACCGGGTTCGTCTCGGCATACGCCAACACCCGCGAGATGGCGCCGATGATCGCCGGGATCGGCTTTGCGGCCCAGGCCGGCTGCCGCATGACCGCCGAGATCGGCGCCATGCGCATCTCCGAGGAGATCGACGCGCTGGAAGCGCTTGGCATTCAATCGATCCCGTTTGTGGTCACCACCCGGGTGATCGCCGGGATGATCACCATCATCCCGCTGTACGTGGTGACGCTGGCGCTGAGCTACGTGTCTTGCGCGATGGTGGTCAACGTGATGCACGGGCAGTCATCGGGAACCTATTACCACTACTTCGACTCGTTCATCCATCCGTCGGACGTGCTGTTCTCCGTGCTGAAGGCGCTCATCTTCGTCACGGTGATCATCGCCATCCACTGCTACCAGGGTTACTTCGCCAGCGGTGGTCCCGAGGGCGTCGGGCGGGCGTCGGGGCGCGCCATCCGGGCCAGCATCGTCACCGTGGTCGCCGCCGACATGGTGCTGACGTTGTTGTTCTGGGGCAACAACCCTGGGATCCGGATATCGGGGTAG
- a CDS encoding MlaD family protein, with protein sequence MPVFPDQGVRTPSPRSLRIVGLIAAIVLAIAGTALYQLGTGGYDDRFTLTVVADQLGEGLTPGAEVKFRGLTIGSVKSLQSAGYNRQKITVELEPRQARALAADTTANFMSSNTFGLAAVELVSSGSGPRLKPNQTLLIGANVRSASITGLLRQGQKIGRLVDSPDVNHIIEIVRKHADLTEPVTRSYFDLIKMLVDSQRVPFSQSLSVFASVVNGASDSIPLIKLAYDLLNGMEFLAHPDGVERMNVILDQASKLLFKADGIVVRNVAWLAPFSKALMDILLPISYFQGSMAPVYDRLSGLLDRTSAAFPIINGKVRMQIEVALDTMPGLAAALPPGPPGPSGPALPPAPNASLSSPPAGGR encoded by the coding sequence ATGCCAGTCTTTCCGGACCAGGGGGTGCGAACGCCCAGTCCGCGGTCGCTGCGGATCGTGGGCCTCATCGCCGCGATCGTGCTCGCCATCGCGGGCACCGCGCTCTATCAATTGGGTACCGGCGGCTACGACGACAGGTTCACGCTGACCGTGGTGGCCGACCAGCTCGGTGAGGGTCTGACGCCGGGCGCCGAGGTGAAGTTCCGCGGCCTGACGATCGGATCGGTGAAGTCGCTGCAGTCGGCCGGATACAACAGGCAGAAGATCACCGTCGAACTCGAGCCGCGCCAAGCCCGAGCCTTGGCGGCCGACACCACAGCAAACTTCATGTCGTCGAACACCTTTGGCCTGGCGGCCGTCGAACTGGTCAGCAGCGGGTCCGGACCGCGGTTGAAGCCGAACCAGACGCTGCTGATCGGCGCCAATGTGCGGTCGGCTTCCATCACCGGGCTGCTGCGTCAGGGCCAAAAAATCGGCCGGCTGGTGGACTCACCCGACGTCAACCACATCATCGAGATAGTGCGCAAGCACGCGGACCTGACCGAGCCGGTCACCCGGTCATACTTCGACCTGATCAAGATGCTCGTCGACTCCCAACGGGTGCCCTTCTCGCAGTCGCTGTCGGTGTTCGCCTCGGTGGTCAACGGTGCCAGCGACTCCATCCCCCTGATCAAGCTGGCGTATGACCTGCTCAACGGGATGGAATTTCTCGCTCACCCCGACGGGGTCGAGCGCATGAACGTGATCCTGGACCAGGCCTCGAAGCTGCTCTTCAAGGCCGACGGGATCGTGGTAAGGAACGTCGCGTGGCTGGCCCCATTCAGCAAGGCGCTGATGGACATTCTGCTGCCGATCTCGTACTTCCAGGGCAGCATGGCGCCCGTCTATGACCGCCTCTCGGGTCTGCTGGACCGCACCAGTGCGGCGTTCCCGATCATCAACGGCAAGGTACGCATGCAAATCGAAGTCGCGTTGGACACCATGCCGGGGCTGGCGGCGGCTCTGCCACCGGGGCCACCGGGGCCGTCCGGGCCCGCCCTGCCGCCCGCGCCCAATGCTTCCCTATCGTCACCGCCGGCGGGTGGACGATGA
- a CDS encoding MlaD family protein, producing MRSVTKSVIWLTIFTAISVVCTLIVLTALRSPVTGAVSRYTAAFSDVSGLYAGDDVRISGVQVGKVEAIRLDGRIAKVDFTAQVDHPVFANTVAAVRYQTLVGQRYVELIQPAKPDRRLPAGSTIALSQTIPSFDVAKLFNGFRPIFQTLDPAQFNLLGENLLRLIQGDENGIGPFLHDLDVISKVAVNRQAVITVVLRNLSAISQDLGGKSQELFHLIATLNQVVGEFGSKAEEFTTAMESGLPVLRNSTHILQYAERTFDGSTVPLYDLTSRMWPQTATIIAGLSLAPSLIQGMRDWLADDQPATPTFTCSHGEVTLPGIGQVSFAQQNLVVCR from the coding sequence ATGAGAAGCGTTACCAAATCGGTGATTTGGCTGACCATCTTCACCGCGATCTCGGTGGTGTGCACGCTCATCGTGCTGACGGCCTTGCGCTCCCCGGTGACCGGCGCGGTCTCCCGCTACACCGCGGCCTTCTCCGACGTCTCGGGTCTCTACGCCGGTGACGATGTTCGGATTTCCGGCGTTCAGGTCGGCAAGGTGGAAGCCATCCGACTCGACGGCCGGATCGCCAAGGTGGACTTCACCGCACAAGTTGACCACCCGGTATTCGCCAACACCGTGGCCGCGGTGCGCTATCAAACCCTGGTCGGGCAGCGCTACGTGGAGCTCATCCAGCCGGCCAAGCCGGATCGGCGGCTGCCGGCTGGGTCAACGATCGCACTGAGCCAGACGATCCCGTCGTTCGATGTAGCGAAGCTGTTCAACGGGTTTCGGCCGATATTCCAAACCCTTGACCCCGCCCAGTTCAACCTGTTGGGCGAGAACCTGTTGCGCCTCATCCAGGGCGATGAAAACGGTATCGGCCCGTTTCTGCATGACCTCGACGTCATTTCCAAGGTGGCGGTGAACCGCCAGGCGGTCATCACCGTCGTGCTCCGCAATTTGAGCGCGATCTCCCAGGACCTCGGCGGCAAGTCACAGGAACTGTTCCACCTGATCGCAACCCTCAACCAGGTGGTGGGGGAGTTCGGTTCCAAGGCAGAGGAATTCACCACGGCGATGGAGTCCGGACTGCCCGTCCTGCGCAACAGCACTCACATCCTGCAGTACGCCGAACGCACCTTCGACGGGTCGACGGTTCCGCTCTACGACCTGACCAGCCGGATGTGGCCGCAGACCGCGACGATCATCGCGGGCCTGTCGCTCGCTCCGTCGTTAATCCAGGGAATGCGGGATTGGCTGGCCGACGATCAGCCTGCCACACCGACGTTTACCTGCTCGCACGGCGAAGTCACGCTGCCGGGGATCGGGCAGGTGTCATTCGCGCAACAGAACCTAGTGGTGTGCCGGTAA
- a CDS encoding MlaD family protein, with protein sequence MVFGSKRWGRRDAGLDERAAAARNRRHGIVGVVVIVAALAATAMAYLNPADQTGYTAHLSNSGGVRVGDQVRIAGIPVGKVTGVRLAGAVVEMKFDVMRSVVVGSESTLDVKLLTPLGGHYVSLDPKGVIPLGHNVIPPQRVALPFEVNDIIQAATPLIKEVNGQVIHDTFTEVANAANRYPDAIRDLLRSANALTTSLSKSTNDFHRSLDFVNNGLRAVVAQRKLLVTLIEQMNLLTTAYTSRTVDIVEFFSLLNELARIMDRITVFYGREIGPIVNGLEDITDTLGAHPERIPQMLDGLGQTLNIVMPMLSGNGVIIDKHKQRLAPGQDLCLPNIMRNC encoded by the coding sequence ATGGTGTTCGGCAGCAAGCGGTGGGGGCGGCGGGACGCTGGGCTCGACGAGCGCGCGGCCGCGGCACGAAATCGACGGCACGGCATCGTCGGTGTCGTCGTCATCGTTGCGGCGCTGGCGGCCACCGCGATGGCGTATCTGAATCCGGCCGATCAGACCGGTTATACCGCGCACCTGTCCAACTCCGGCGGCGTGCGGGTCGGGGACCAGGTTCGCATCGCCGGCATCCCGGTAGGAAAGGTCACCGGTGTCCGACTCGCCGGCGCCGTCGTCGAGATGAAGTTCGACGTCATGCGTTCGGTGGTGGTCGGCTCGGAATCCACACTGGACGTCAAGCTGCTGACCCCGCTGGGCGGCCACTATGTGTCGCTGGACCCGAAGGGGGTTATACCGCTGGGCCACAACGTGATCCCGCCGCAACGTGTCGCATTGCCGTTCGAGGTCAATGACATCATTCAGGCGGCAACCCCGCTGATCAAGGAGGTCAACGGCCAGGTCATCCACGACACCTTCACCGAGGTCGCCAACGCCGCCAACCGGTATCCCGACGCGATTCGCGACCTGCTCCGGTCGGCCAACGCGCTGACAACCTCGCTGAGCAAGTCCACCAACGACTTTCATCGCAGCCTGGATTTCGTCAACAACGGCCTGCGGGCCGTGGTCGCCCAACGTAAGCTGCTCGTCACGCTGATCGAGCAGATGAACCTCCTCACCACTGCCTACACCTCGAGGACGGTCGATATCGTCGAATTCTTCAGCCTGCTCAACGAATTAGCTCGGATCATGGACCGCATCACCGTGTTTTACGGACGGGAGATCGGGCCGATCGTCAACGGGCTCGAAGACATCACCGACACGTTGGGCGCCCATCCCGAGCGGATCCCGCAGATGCTCGACGGCTTGGGGCAGACCCTCAACATCGTGATGCCGATGCTGTCCGGAAACGGGGTCATCATCGACAAGCACAAGCAGCGGCTAGCCCCCGGACAGGACCTGTGCCTCCCGAACATCATGAGGAACTGTTGA
- a CDS encoding MlaD family protein, with protein MSWISAVGPRLRSRWAIAAVLTIVAAVAAGVVFGARFVTPKHTRAMCAEFTDAVGLYPGNKVALLGVEVGSTTAIFNKSDHVEVDFTVPADLDLPADVGAVTYSQSIVTDRHIELTKPYTSGPKFTGPGCIKLNSTKTPISISETFSAIGKLADTILDAQPGKDPSEAPGVQAINDSLRAFSRSLDGTGPGLNKTLNNLVTMLADPYKADADYRQLFENSEILTSGILKHWDTVASVIETLPATTQLVEGLSDNFGQAMSRLSHLLPTLVEAINRWGPRTYHILDKLIGWIGRVLDKHTPLLVAIIKSWPQFSHWLSDIYEPAWGTHNVTYIPPQVAISPSQAGALCEGLRQRNVPGAAAACASGSASDPVTLGLTDLILGAALS; from the coding sequence ATGAGCTGGATTTCGGCTGTCGGACCGCGGCTGCGGTCCCGGTGGGCCATCGCGGCAGTGCTGACCATCGTCGCAGCGGTCGCCGCAGGAGTGGTCTTCGGCGCCAGGTTCGTGACGCCCAAACACACCCGGGCGATGTGCGCCGAATTCACCGACGCGGTAGGGCTTTACCCGGGCAACAAGGTGGCGCTGCTGGGGGTCGAGGTCGGCTCGACCACCGCGATCTTCAACAAATCCGACCATGTCGAGGTCGACTTCACCGTGCCCGCCGACCTTGACCTGCCCGCCGACGTCGGCGCGGTCACCTACTCGCAATCGATTGTCACCGACCGCCACATCGAACTGACCAAGCCGTACACCTCGGGCCCGAAGTTCACTGGGCCGGGGTGCATCAAGCTCAACTCGACGAAGACCCCGATCAGCATCAGCGAAACCTTCTCCGCCATAGGCAAGCTCGCCGATACCATCCTGGATGCTCAGCCCGGCAAAGACCCGTCCGAGGCGCCGGGCGTGCAAGCCATCAACGACAGCCTGCGTGCGTTCAGTCGCTCGCTGGACGGCACCGGCCCGGGGCTCAACAAGACACTGAACAATCTGGTCACCATGCTCGCCGACCCGTACAAGGCCGACGCCGACTATCGACAGCTCTTCGAAAACAGCGAGATCCTCACCTCGGGCATCCTCAAACACTGGGACACCGTCGCCTCGGTGATCGAAACGCTCCCGGCCACCACCCAATTGGTCGAGGGCCTGTCGGACAACTTCGGCCAGGCGATGAGCCGGTTGTCGCATCTGCTGCCGACTCTGGTCGAGGCCATCAACCGATGGGGACCGCGGACCTACCACATCTTGGACAAGCTAATCGGCTGGATAGGGCGCGTCCTGGACAAACACACCCCGCTGCTCGTCGCCATCATCAAGTCGTGGCCGCAGTTCAGCCACTGGCTGAGCGACATCTACGAGCCGGCATGGGGAACCCACAATGTCACCTACATCCCACCGCAAGTGGCGATTTCGCCGTCGCAAGCCGGCGCCCTGTGCGAGGGGCTGCGGCAGCGTAATGTGCCCGGTGCCGCGGCGGCGTGCGCGTCGGGCAGCGCGTCGGATCCGGTCACTCTCGGCCTGACCGATCTCATCCTGGGGGCCGCGCTGTCATGA
- a CDS encoding MlaD family protein: MTRGSMRVLLAALAISLTAACSLDPTRLPVPGAYSPHHSYRIKIQFSSVLNLPARAKVDSGGVQVGVLDHVQLDGTTAVAYVDIAGDTKLAGNTRAELRQATPLGDIYIALLPPQEASGAALRDGDTIPLRNTAPADNVEDLLRSVSNLVSGGAIGTLQNTVVNVNKAFPKDPAELTRIQRTLGGVLNDLAANQDTIDGILFSMENITTTLAANTGVFNRLVTEGPPKLEGLSAITVAILNVVGDSKDIGGLGGEILNPITGDLMQMLSYITPMVGTLATVDTTIPVLADKLIAFLHYKLLGWFRRGGPKYIVSEVHPPNGHEGVDPADKSDAAVRAMQSMGMLPP, from the coding sequence ATGACTCGAGGATCGATGCGGGTACTGCTGGCCGCCCTGGCAATCAGCCTCACGGCGGCCTGCTCACTGGATCCCACCCGGCTGCCGGTCCCGGGCGCCTACAGCCCGCACCACTCCTACCGAATCAAGATCCAGTTCTCCAGCGTGCTCAACCTGCCCGCCCGGGCCAAGGTCGACTCCGGTGGCGTGCAGGTCGGCGTGCTCGACCACGTCCAGCTCGACGGCACCACCGCGGTCGCCTACGTCGACATCGCCGGCGACACCAAGCTCGCCGGCAACACCCGCGCCGAACTGCGCCAGGCCACCCCGCTCGGCGACATCTACATCGCGCTGCTGCCGCCGCAGGAGGCCTCCGGTGCGGCTTTGCGCGACGGCGACACCATCCCGCTGCGCAACACCGCCCCGGCCGACAACGTCGAAGACCTGTTGCGGTCGGTGTCAAACCTGGTGTCCGGCGGCGCGATTGGCACGCTGCAAAACACCGTCGTCAACGTCAACAAAGCGTTCCCGAAAGACCCCGCCGAACTGACCCGGATTCAGCGGACCCTCGGCGGCGTACTCAATGACCTTGCGGCCAACCAGGACACCATCGACGGCATCCTGTTCAGCATGGAGAACATCACCACCACGCTGGCGGCCAATACCGGGGTGTTCAACAGGCTAGTCACCGAAGGCCCGCCGAAACTCGAAGGGCTGTCGGCGATCACCGTGGCGATCCTCAACGTCGTGGGGGACTCCAAAGACATCGGCGGCCTGGGCGGAGAAATCCTCAACCCGATCACCGGCGACCTGATGCAAATGCTCTCCTACATCACGCCGATGGTCGGAACGTTAGCGACCGTTGACACCACCATCCCGGTGCTCGCCGACAAACTGATCGCATTCCTGCACTACAAGCTCCTCGGTTGGTTCCGCCGCGGGGGTCCGAAATACATTGTCTCCGAAGTTCATCCACCCAACGGGCACGAGGGCGTGGATCCCGCCGACAAGTCCGACGCGGCGGTGCGGGCGATGCAGAGCATGGGGATGTTGCCACCATGA
- a CDS encoding MlaD family protein, with the protein MKFNAGITLAILAVLTLLGAAYMAVGVLDISPTKQVTRLTLMLDTSGGLMSTSEVTMRGIKVGRVRSIETTETGLAVSIEIDHEHPVPADSAISVENLSAAGEQYIDFKPKLIAPPYFSDGQVIPADRVGQLLTGADLLKKGNALMSALNVDQVQTVINNMAAAFADNDATIDSLATTAGLTAKVIHDDKQLLGTLFNNVSTFTTDLDEVRAGEVISETGKLLPRSVPAFLRMIREIETLSHTGVGVVGPDDAVGVLINKFSQWIDMVAGPLGTFTTVLEPAVAPLHDIKIDAGHWIDFWESTFNDTGGVRVQLNVPEWHQPPGPPQ; encoded by the coding sequence ATGAAATTCAACGCCGGCATCACGCTAGCCATCCTGGCAGTCCTGACGCTGCTCGGTGCGGCCTATATGGCGGTCGGTGTGCTCGACATCAGCCCGACCAAACAGGTCACCCGGCTCACCCTCATGCTCGACACCTCCGGCGGTCTGATGTCCACATCCGAGGTGACGATGCGCGGCATCAAGGTCGGCCGGGTGAGGAGTATCGAGACCACGGAAACCGGGCTGGCGGTCTCGATCGAGATCGACCACGAGCACCCGGTGCCCGCCGACAGTGCGATCAGCGTGGAAAACCTCTCCGCCGCCGGCGAACAGTACATCGATTTCAAACCGAAATTGATTGCGCCACCGTACTTTAGCGACGGGCAGGTGATACCCGCGGACCGGGTGGGGCAGTTGTTGACCGGCGCTGACCTGCTCAAGAAGGGCAATGCGCTGATGTCGGCGCTCAACGTCGACCAGGTGCAGACCGTTATCAACAACATGGCCGCGGCGTTCGCCGACAATGACGCGACCATCGACTCCCTGGCCACCACCGCCGGGTTGACCGCCAAGGTGATCCACGACGACAAGCAATTGCTGGGCACCTTGTTCAACAACGTCTCCACGTTCACCACCGACCTGGACGAGGTCCGTGCCGGCGAAGTGATCAGCGAGACGGGCAAGCTGCTGCCGCGCTCGGTGCCGGCCTTTCTGCGGATGATCCGTGAAATCGAGACCCTTTCGCACACCGGGGTGGGCGTGGTCGGCCCCGACGACGCGGTCGGGGTCCTGATCAACAAGTTCAGCCAATGGATCGACATGGTGGCCGGCCCGTTGGGTACCTTCACCACCGTCCTGGAGCCCGCGGTCGCGCCGCTGCACGACATCAAGATAGACGCGGGGCACTGGATCGACTTCTGGGAATCAACCTTCAACGACACCGGCGGCGTGCGGGTTCAGCTCAACGTCCCCGAATGGCACCAGCCGCCCGGGCCACCGCAATGA
- a CDS encoding class I SAM-dependent methyltransferase: MTDPSIPYPAQLDGVEGWFYAVDVDFFSKLLAYQRADGIRGDMLEIGTYQGKSAILMGYGLRDDEELVVCDLFGAVMDHADIPLNRRQEYSGLQEEEFLANWDRFHTRRPRLEVCESSQLDLGDRVFRFIHVDGCHSYQCVVKDIGLAATHTAERGVIALDDYRAAEAPGVPAAVWQAVDKGLLFPFAGTWMKMYACTSAEAQRYWFERVRNRGEVYAFPDFEMVVIQ, translated from the coding sequence ATGACCGATCCGTCGATTCCGTACCCCGCGCAGCTGGACGGTGTCGAGGGTTGGTTCTATGCGGTCGATGTCGACTTCTTCAGCAAGCTGCTCGCCTACCAGCGGGCCGACGGCATCCGGGGCGACATGCTGGAGATCGGCACGTACCAGGGCAAGTCCGCGATTCTGATGGGTTACGGCCTCCGCGACGATGAAGAACTGGTGGTCTGCGATCTGTTCGGCGCCGTGATGGATCACGCCGACATCCCGCTGAACCGGCGCCAGGAGTACTCGGGCCTGCAGGAAGAGGAGTTTCTGGCCAACTGGGATCGGTTCCACACCCGCCGACCGAGGCTCGAAGTCTGCGAATCATCGCAACTCGACCTGGGGGACCGGGTATTTCGCTTCATCCACGTCGACGGCTGCCACAGCTACCAGTGCGTGGTCAAGGACATCGGCCTGGCCGCGACACACACGGCCGAACGGGGCGTGATCGCCCTGGACGATTATCGGGCCGCCGAAGCGCCGGGCGTGCCCGCAGCCGTCTGGCAGGCCGTCGACAAGGGCTTGTTGTTCCCCTTCGCGGGGACGTGGATGAAGATGTACGCCTGCACGTCGGCCGAAGCCCAACGGTACTGGTTCGAGCGGGTGCGAAATCGCGGTGAGGTCTACGCCTTTCCCGACTTCGAGATGGTCGTCATTCAGTAG
- the glnA gene encoding type I glutamate--ammonia ligase — protein sequence MSENTPDDIFKLVRDENIEYVDVRFCDLPGTMQHFTIPIYAFDANVFEEGLAFDGSSIRGFQSIHESDMLLLPDPETATVDPFREAKTLNVNFFVHDPITLELYSRDPRNVARKAENYLISSGIADTAYFGPEAEFYIFDSVKFDSSINGSFYKVDATSGWWNTGEDANSDGTPNRGYKVRPKGGYFPVAPTDHYVDLRDRILTNLTNAGFLLEKGHHEVGSGGQTEINYKFNTLLHAADDLQMYKYIVKQTAWQDGKTVTFMPKPLFGDNGSGMHCHQSLWKDGVPLMYDAQGYAGLSDMARHYIGGLLYHAPSLLAFTNPTVNSYKRLVPGYEAPINLVYSQRNRSACVRIPITGNNPNAKRLEFRCPDSSGNPYLAFSAMLMAGLDGIKNKIEPPPPIDKDLYDLPPEEAAEIVQAPTQLSAVIDRLEEDSEYLTEGGVFTPDLIETWINYKRDYEIAPFNLRVTPYEFALYYDV from the coding sequence GTGTCCGAAAACACGCCCGACGACATCTTCAAACTCGTCAGGGACGAGAACATCGAGTACGTCGACGTCCGCTTCTGTGACCTGCCAGGCACCATGCAGCACTTCACAATTCCGATTTATGCGTTCGACGCGAACGTGTTCGAGGAGGGCCTGGCGTTCGACGGCTCATCGATTCGCGGGTTCCAATCGATCCACGAGTCCGACATGCTGCTGCTGCCCGATCCGGAGACCGCGACCGTCGACCCGTTCCGCGAAGCCAAGACGCTGAACGTGAACTTTTTCGTGCACGACCCGATCACCCTCGAGCTGTATTCGCGCGACCCACGCAACGTCGCGCGCAAGGCCGAGAACTATCTGATCAGCTCCGGCATCGCCGACACCGCCTACTTCGGCCCCGAGGCGGAGTTCTACATCTTCGACTCGGTGAAGTTCGACTCGAGCATCAACGGCTCCTTCTACAAGGTGGACGCGACCTCCGGCTGGTGGAACACCGGCGAAGATGCCAATTCGGACGGCACCCCCAACCGCGGCTACAAGGTCCGGCCCAAGGGCGGCTATTTCCCGGTCGCGCCGACCGACCACTACGTCGACCTGCGCGACCGGATTCTCACCAACCTGACCAACGCCGGCTTCCTGCTGGAGAAGGGCCACCACGAGGTGGGCAGTGGCGGCCAGACCGAGATTAACTACAAGTTCAACACGCTGCTGCACGCCGCCGACGACCTGCAGATGTACAAGTACATCGTCAAGCAGACGGCATGGCAGGACGGCAAGACGGTCACCTTCATGCCCAAGCCGCTGTTCGGAGACAACGGCTCGGGGATGCATTGCCACCAGTCGCTGTGGAAAGACGGCGTCCCGCTGATGTACGACGCCCAGGGGTACGCCGGGCTGTCGGACATGGCGCGCCACTACATCGGCGGCCTGCTGTACCACGCGCCGTCGCTGCTGGCGTTCACCAACCCGACGGTGAACTCCTACAAGCGCCTGGTTCCCGGCTACGAGGCACCGATCAACCTGGTCTACAGCCAGCGCAACCGCTCGGCCTGCGTGCGCATCCCGATCACCGGCAACAACCCGAACGCGAAGCGCCTCGAGTTCCGCTGCCCCGACTCGTCGGGCAACCCCTACCTGGCGTTCTCGGCGATGCTGATGGCCGGGCTGGACGGCATCAAGAACAAGATCGAGCCTCCGCCGCCGATCGACAAGGACCTCTACGACCTGCCGCCCGAAGAGGCCGCGGAAATCGTGCAGGCGCCCACACAACTGTCCGCGGTGATCGACCGCCTGGAGGAAGATAGCGAATACCTCACCGAGGGTGGCGTTTTCACGCCCGACCTGATCGAGACGTGGATCAACTACAAGCGCGACTACGAGATTGCGCCGTTCAACCTGCGGGTGACGCCGTACGAGTTCGCGTTGTATTACGACGTGTAG